A region from the Acyrthosiphon pisum isolate AL4f chromosome A1, pea_aphid_22Mar2018_4r6ur, whole genome shotgun sequence genome encodes:
- the LOC100160773 gene encoding EARP-interacting protein homolog, translating to MSNNIMSNNPLIYGVEFQARSLCSLHAESDQDCFLIGTQSLITSNNQVHLVKLQEETNTLCPQIYEHSCGEIWSLASSPTDKCLITTCYASIERDCEKFTALWRLPENDGHLENVITFPTEKYGTDVKVTTFHPTK from the exons ATGTCGAATAACATCATGTCCAACAACCCTCTAATTTATGGAGTTGAATTTCAG GCTAGATCGTTGTGTTCTCTGCACGCTGAAAGCGATCAAGACTGCTTTTTAATCGGAACTCAGTCGTTGATCACATCAAATAATCAAGTACACCTCGTTAAACTACAAGAAGAGACCAATACACTTTGTCCTCAA ataTATGAGCATAGCTGTGGTGAAATATGGTCATTAGCGTCTTCTCCAACAGACAAATGCTTGATAACTACCTGTTATGCTAGTATAGAACGAGATTGTGAGAAATTCACAGCTTTATGGCGACTGCCAGAGAATGATGGTCATTTAGAAAATGTCATCACTTTTCCTACAGAGAAGTATGGTACTGATGttaag GTGACCACGTTTCATCCTACTAAATGA
- the LOC100158687 gene encoding immunoglobulin-binding protein 1, which produces MVKAPYESETFFVLIVNFQHILKSLKMATTSVSVEFQNLTLSECFDQGLSSYESICESTEPAKESGTQYRIIKCMKILEHTTQLVSAAGMFSNNETIEEIPTADVKYMLLPFILGSLALKLTNNGNRLDVVKTAEVYFRDYLQRCKDYGLADHTIPPEYTDSEETEQKLMESQLQLLKEQNERESEDDEMRRKYIVSLLKYNIGKALEELDSLQAEMRILHYKLKHEDEDNPENAKSQKLKPKPLMPIIITKNEFQKQVFGAGYPSLPTMTVEEFCEQRINDGIWHLPTGDNTKCLQQLSEASEPEQEDKEDKINEEEKENERQRLTARDEYKDDHRRGWGNRHNRS; this is translated from the exons ATGGTTAAAGCACCTTACGAATCTGAAACGTTTTTtgtcttaatagttaattttcaacatattttaaaatctttaaaaatggcGACGACGTCGGTGTCCGTAGAATTTCAAAACCTCACATTGTCCGAGTGCTTCGACCAAGGCCTGTCGTCTTACGAGAGTATTTGCGAGTCCACAGAACCAGCCAAGGAATCTGGGACGCAG TACAGGATAATAAAATGCATGAAAATATTGGAGCACACTACACAACTCGTATCCGCGGCGGGCATGTTCAGCAACAATGAGACCATCGAAGAGATACCAACGGCCGACGTCAAATACATGTTATTGCCATTCATTTTGGGGTCTCTGGCCCTAAAACTCACAAACAACGGCAATAGATTGGATGTCGTCAAAACAGCGGAAGTATATTTCAGGGATTATCTACAGAG GTGTAAAGATTATGGATTGGCTGACCATACAATACCACCCGAGTACACAGATTCTGAAGAAACC GAACAAAAATTAATGGAGTCTCAGTTACAGCTGTTGAAGGAACAGAATGAACGTGAGTCTGAAGATGACGAAATGAGAAGAAAGTACATAGTCTCTTTACTGAAGTACAATATTGGCAAGGCTTTGGAAGAATTAGATTCTCTTCAAGCCGAAATGAGAATTTTACACTATAAATTGAAACATGAAGATGAAGACAACCCTGAAAATGCAAAATCTCAAAAGCTCAAACCTAAACCGTTAATGCctattattatcacaaaaaaTGAGTTTCAAAAACAAGTATTTGGTGCTGGCTATCCGAGCTTGCCAACAATGACAGTTGAAGAATTCTGTGAACAACGTATCAATGATGgaat ATGGCATTTACCTACTGGTGATAATACCAAGTGTTTACAACAACTGTCTGAAGCCTCAGAACCAGAACAAGAAGATAAAGAAGACAAAATCAATGAGGAAGAAAAAGAAAACGAAAGACAACGACTAACTGCTCGCGACGAGTACAAAGATGACCATCGCCGAGGATGGGGTAATAGGCATAATAGAAGTTAA
- the LOC115033638 gene encoding EARP-interacting protein homolog: MWVKVSKIVCTAVLDGKGQPRFTTGKWNPQSANLQFVTADDCNIKAWDLRTQTKIAWSLDGVHTQIIRYNQCLIK, encoded by the exons ATGTGGGTGAAAGTgagtaaaattgtatgtactgcAGTATTGGATGGTAAAG GTCAACCAAGATTTACTACTGGAAAATGGAATCCACAAAGTGCCAACTTACAATTTGTAACTGCTGATGATTGTAATATAAAAGCTTGGGATTTAAGAACCCAGACAAAAATTGCATGGAGTCTAGATGGAGTTCATActcaaattattaggtataatcaatgtttgataaaataa